GCCATCTGCCTGGAGCACATCCGCATCAATGGTAATCGTTCGCTCCCCCAGGCCTGTCAAATCTAGGGCTGCCCGTAAGCTGCGCCCGATAAGTCGTTGAATTTCTTGGGTACGTCCCGACAGTTTCATAAATTCCCGCCGCTGCCGTTCTGGTGTTGAACCAGGCATCATCCGATATTCTGCCGTGAGCCAGCCTTGACCACTATTGCGCAAAAAAGGTGGCACTCCTTCCTCTACGGAAACAGTACATAATACCTTGGTATCACCACAGGTGGTGAGGACAGAGGCTTTAGCGAATTTTGTAAAATCTAGCTCAAAATGAAAAGGACGGAGTTGATCAAAGGAGCGAGCGTCAGGACGTTGCCAAGCCATAGATAAAAATCAAAATTCAAACACCGCCTATCATACCCGAGGGTTGCGGCACAGCTGTGATGAACCCAAATGAAGAAGCCCCGCAAACATTTGTGAATTGCAGGGCTTCTTGTCTAAAAAAATGGGTTGTCAGAGATTCGAACTCTGGACCGATCGGTTAAAAGCCGAGTGCTCTACCGCTGAGCTAACAACCCGTTGTGTTTTTCAACACAGTTATACAATGTAGCACTGTATTTTTAAAAGTGCAACACTTTTTTGGGTTTTTTGAAAAAAAAGCCTAGGATGTTGCCCCGGAGCAAAGCCTCCTTGTCAAGGCTAGGGGTTCTCCCTAGAATGAAAAGTAAGGGCGCTTGGCCCGAGTCATCCCCTTTAGTTAACGGATGCACAAGTTTTTTTAGACAATTTAATTCTAAAATTTTTGTCGTCTATCGTCGCAACGCTCAATAGGTTTCTATGGCCCCTGCTCCCGGTATTCTCAAGGAACGCGATCGCCAAACGGTGCGTAAACCCTACCCGAACTTTAAGGTGATTGTGCTCAATGACGATTTTAATACCTTCGAGCATGTGGCCCATTGTCTCATGACCTACATCCCCAAGATGACCGCGGATCTAGCTTGGAACCTCACCAATCAGGTGCACTTCGATGGTCAGGCAGTGGTCTGGACTGGCCCCCAAGAGCCGGCAGAACTTTACCATCAGCAGTTACGGCGGGAAGGGTTGACCATGGCGCCCCTTGAGGCAGCATAGATGGCCGCAGAAGAGAAAGGTCGCCTTGTTTGGAACCATTCGACCCATATTGAGGGGTTGATTCCTGTGCTCAAAAAATTAGTTGATTGTGAAGGGATTCGCACCATTACCCCCGGTGCTTTGAGCCGAACTAGGGGGAATATCCCTAAGTTGAAGCTGCGGATTTCGGTACCACTCCAGGGAGGCTTTAAGGTCATTGCCCGCAAGGGAAAGTCAGTACAAGAGGTTTTTATTGTGACGGATCTCGCACAGGAACAACTCCAAGCCGCGATCGCCACGGTACTCTAAGAAAATGCAAAAAAGCATTTTTTTAAAATCCTGGGAGTGCCATGAAAAAGGTCTGTCTTGTTTTTAATCCGGTGTCTGGTGCTGGGAATGCAGCTGAGGAATTAGAGCAAATCCGTGCGCAATTATTGGATCAAGTAGACCTTGATGTGCAATTTACTTCCCCAGAAGACAGTGCGGGGGCTTTGGCGAAACAGGCGATCGCCAATGGTGCAGAAATGATCATCGCCTCTGGGGGAGACGGCACAATTTCCGCCGTGGCCGACACATTAATCCACAATGATATTCCCCTGGCCGTTATTCCTAGGGGAACAGCCAATGCCTTCGCTGCTGCCTTAGGTTTACCAACAGCGATCGAGGAGGCATGCCAAGTGATTTTGCAAGGGGAACCCCAACAGATTGACTGCGCCACCTGCAATGATCAGCCGATGATCCTCCTGGCGGGGATTGGCCTAGAAGCAAACACCATTGGCGAAACGGACCGCGACAGTAAGCAACGGTTTGGGTTTTTGGCTTATTTATCCACGGCGGTACAACAACTGCAAAATTTACAGCCCTTTGAGGCAACCCTAGACTTTGGCGATCGCCAGGAGACCTTTCAAGAGGTTTTAGCAATTACCGTGGCGAATCTAGCTCCTAGCACTTCCATTTTGGCACAGGGCACAGGACAAGTTTCGGCCCAGGATGCCCTGTTGGATGTCACCATTTTGACGAGGGCCGATGAAGGGGAAGTTTTAGGGGTATTAAGTGCATCCTATGAGTTATTCCAAGCCGCGCTCCAAGCAAATCCTGCAGAGCATCCTCAGATCCAATCCTGGCGCACCGCCCAGTTAACGGTCACTACCCCAGCGCCCCAAGGACTCTTGGTAGATGGAGAGCTGCTCGAACAAACGACTACAACACGATTTCAGGTGCTGCCCCGTAGCCTCTGGGTGCAGTTACCGATTGCTGAAGACATGGCTCCAGTAAGCTAATTTCAGTAAACCCTGCTCCCCGGTGATGTTTCCTAGGCGATCATCTTTGCGCCCAGGCCTGCTTAGGGCGAGAAAAATTACATTTTCCCGAAAGAGACATGGGCTAAATCCCCAACAACAACATTCGTTGTTTTTGCACTAGAGCAACGATGGGCGTTAATTAAAACAAAATTTTCTCCCCCATAAACCACCTGGGCATCATTTATTTATTTCATACCATCAATGGGAGGGAATACTGACAACAGCGCTTTTTGAAATCCCGAAGGGAACATCTTTATGCAGTAGTTTAGAAATCACTCAAGTAGACAATTAAAATCAAACGTCTTCGTATTTATACTCAGAATATTGTCGAATTCAAAAAAAAATTATTTGTTTGATTGCCTACAAAAATGTGCGTTTAAATTTTTGTTTCTTTTTGTTGATTTTCCAAAATGTCCCTTGTGGGTGCAGAAAAGCCGAAGTTAGAATAGCGCACATAGCACTGAATTAGTAGATGCTCAAGCTTTTATAGCAAAAGTCTTTAAGCTGTATTTTCTTTATCTTTTATTTACTTCTTTCTTGGTACTTAAGTATTTAGTTTGGGTTCAAAAAATCAACGAATGGACGCTGATTTTTTAATAAAAATTTAATTTTTTCTTGGCGGTGGTCGCGCCAAACAAACTCAGCACAGAAAAGAATTTCTAAATCTCATTGGGGAGATTGACGTAAATGAAAAAGCAATGGCGTCAAGTTTCTTTGTTGATCATCGTGGTGGGACTCCTGGGGATGCCAAATAATGACGGCATTGCCCACAGTCCGACCAATCTTTTGACTACACCGGATGCAGAGAAGTCAGCAGGGCTGGAGTTCCTTGTCAGTGCATCGGAACTCGTTATTTTGGGGGAAGTGATTGATATTCAATATCGCAATTCCCAACCTACCCGAGAGCAACCCCAAGGGCTTCCCCATACCTTTGTCACCTATAAGGTACAGGAAGTTCTCCGGGGAAAAGCACCGGGTGAAACGATTACATTGCGTGTGCCCGGTGGGGCCGATGGCAGTGGTGGTATTTATCTAGAAACCAATGCGCCGATGTTTGCCCGTAGTCAGACAGATGTCCTTTTTTTGGAGGGCGGTGAAATGACAGGCTGTCCCCTTGTGAGTTGTGTGGATGGGCGTTTTCGGGTCGTTGGCGATCGCGTTTTCAATGGCTGGGGAATCCCCGTGGTTGAAGCAGGCGAGAGATTGCGAATTGGTGGCAGACCCCGCTTTGATCTCAATGTGATGGAATTACCCCGGCCAGCCTTTGAGGTGCTTTTGAAGCAACCTGAAACCCAAAAATTAATCGAACAAGAAAGCCAAAGAACAGGTCAGAGCATCACCGAATTACAACGACGTTACGAAACAGAAGCACCTGCTTCCTATCGTATTGGCTATGGTTTCCAGGGCACCCCTGCCCCCGGGGATAACTTCAATTTCTCTGAAGCAGAGCCCATAGAAAGTTTCGGCCCCCCTTTAAGTGTGTCCGCTTTTACAACAGCAATTCGTCAATGGAATGAACGGGTACAGCCTCCGCAAACTTCAGTTTTATCAGTTGATCCAAATCAGTCGTTCAATGTCGCTGATCCTAAAGTAGATGGCGTTCAGGCGATCGCCGCACCAGAGCAGATGACTGAAGAAGAAAAAAATGATTCCCAAGCCCGGGAAGGCGAAACTCCAATCCGTGACATTACACCCAATCTACGAAATCCTTCTCTTCAGCCAATTTCTCCCGAATTAAGAAGAACATTGCCTTAATCCAAACATTGTTAAAACTACGGGGACATTTGCCATGAAGCTCAACACCATCTTTCAGCCCTCCTTGCTTGCGGCATCGGTCATTCTCTCTGCCTGTTTCGGCTTCTCAACACCAGCGACGGCCGCTTCTTGGTTGGAGTGCAACGGTGATAGCGGCAAAAAATTGCGGTGGGGCGGCAATTCGACCACTGCACGCATCAACACGGTAAGCTTTCCGGCGGGTCATCTGCTGCAATCGGTCGAACGGGGCGTTAGTGCCACCAATAGGAATCCTTCTCCCTTCGTGATCAACACCACAACAGAAACAGGCGGTGTGGGCAGTGGCAATGGCCAAAATGAAATTTACGCCAGTAGCATTTCACCCCCTGGAGTAGCCCGGATGCGCTACCACTGCTACTGGTTATTTGGTTGGCATTATGGCTTGGATGAAGTAGATATCGTCCTCGACTCGTCCGACCGCTCTTGGACAACCTCCCAAAATAAAAGCGCCAATACAGTCTATACAGGTTCCCATTTACCCATTGATGCGGTGATTAACCATGAAGCTGGGCATTATCTAGGATTAATGCATGTGAATTGGGAATACAACGTGATGGGAGATTCGTGGCGCCATCACCATACGAATGGGGCAGTGGCAAAAACCTATTTTGGGGAAGATGCGTCCCATGGTTCCCGAGTCCTATATGGTGACCAGACTACGAGTTTTAATGATGTTTCTGCTTCCCATTGGCGGCGCACCGGGGCAAGTGGTGAATACTCCAGTCATGGGCGGGTCAGAATTCGGAACAGCAACGATACGGCGACCTTGAGTAGTATAACGATCGCCGGGGAACCGGGTTATCGAGTGAGCCGTGGTAGTACAGTACGGCCCGAGTTTACGCTCGAAAACAACGGTAAGCAAACCCACAATAATGTGTCCTTCGGCATTTATGTTTCAACGAATGATTACATCAGTTACAGTGATATGCGCATTGGCGGCGGCACCTTTGGTTCTCTCCACCCGGCGGATGTTGCCACAACAACAATTCCGGTAACGATTCCAAATAATTTGACCCCGGGTCAGAACTATTGGCTAGGAATTATCGTGGACGAAAACAATACGATCGCCGAAGTGGATGGTGCGAATAACCGGGCCTATATTCCGATTCGAGTGGAATAGAAGTCTGGGAGGGATGGGCTATTGACCCTCGTTTAAGCGTCGGTCCCAATCTTCTGCTTCATCATCTCGGCCTTGGAGTTGCTGATCCAAGAGGTCTTGGTCGGTGCTGTAGGCGATCGCCTCTGGGGAAAGAATTTTTTGGTTGGCAAATTGCTGGGCGTAGGTGAGCTTTTGCTGCAGTTTTGGTTCTCCAGCGGCGAGGAGAGCGGCACGATCTTGGCGCGCGGCGTTACGCTGTTCTACCTTTTGGTTGCGGGTTTGGAGCCAGAAATAACGGCCCAGGGGAACCCCGAGAAAGGCGATCGCATAACCCAGCAGCACCGGATAGAGCACCTGCACCAAGACCACTAAGCCGCCCACTTCCGCGACTAATTCTGCATCCCCAAGGAGTACTCCCAACATCAACGCCAGGATGAGATTCACGCCCCCGAGGGCGATCGCCAAAAATTTCTGTCCCGTGGGGGCTTGGGTAAAGGTCCACCGCTGTTCTTCTAAATATTGGGGTACTGTGGCTTTGCGACGTTCTTGGGCTTTGACCTGCAATTCCGGGAAATAATAAACTAAATCCCCCGTAGGCGACACTTCCGGGTAGCCATTAAACCGCGCCAACACAGGCAACATATGGCTTTCCTCTTCGAGTTCCCTCGGAGTTAGTTCATCAAAGTAAGGAGTAAGTTGTTCAGCAATCACAGTTCCAGAATGGTTTTGGATCACCTGACCAATGGCCTGCCAGCGGCGCTCTTCTAAATTTGGATTCGGGTCGCCATCACCAAACAGGAACGAAAACACCGCCTCCAGGAAATTCATTTCTGGTTTATCTTTGACCCGGGCACTGCCAGCCGAATAATTACCATAGCGGCGGCGGCGGTAATAGTTGGGGCTAAACACCCGGAATAGATCCGGCCCCCACCAAATCAGCCAGGGCATATTAAAAGAGGAACTGCGGCGGCGGGAGTTATTGTCATTGTCCTGGCTACTAGCGGCAATCACCAAGGCGAGGATGGCGATCGTCATCAATACAATGGAGAGGATTAGGGCGACCCCAAAGGAAATACGAATTAGGAAAAAGACCACCTGCCAAAGTTGATCGAGCTTCTCCTGGAGACGGATTTTGAAATATTTGTTACGGAGGATGGTGCGAAAATTTTGGGGAAATTCAAAAACGACATCCCCCGTTTCTGCCACCTGGAGGTGTCCTCCCGCATCGGCGGCAAGGTTATAGAGTCCATTTTGGGCCACATTAAGGTCTAAGCCTGCCTGGGTTGCCACTTCTCCGACAGTCACGCGGTATTGGAGGGTTTCGACGGCACGCATCAGTTGAGGCGAAAAGGTCATGGTGATCCGATTCCTGAAAGGTTTTTGGAAAAAAATGCTTCCCTATACCAGTATAGAATTGGGTTGAAATTCTGGGGGGAGATGGAGATGCTGGGGACAGGATTATTAATTACCTTGGGGGCGATCGCCCTAGGGCTTGGGTTAAATCGCCTGATTCGCGCTGATCAACGGTGGTTTTTCCAGTTGCGCCGTCCGGCCTGGCTCACCTTTGAGGGCATTATTCCGGTGGTATGGACGAGCATTTTTATCTGCGGCATCATCTCGGCCAATTATGTATGGCACGCCGACCCCCAGGGGTTTCGCACTTGGTTACTCATGGCGGGCTATGGCCTGTTAGAGCTAGTGATTTTGGCTTACACTCCGCTGATGTGCAAAACCCGCAGCTTGACGGTGGGTACCATCATTGGGGCTGCGGGTTTTGTTGTAGGTTTGTTGTTGGCGATCGCCGTTTTGCCAATTTCACCAACAAGTTTCTGGTTACTCGTGCCTTTCTTGGCGTGGAGTCCCATTGGCACTTACATCACCTGGGAAATGATTTGGCTGAATCCCGGCAAAGGCTAATCCCTAGCGCACATACCACCAATAGGTGGCCATGGGGATGATCGTCGCCAGGAGCAGCAACACCACCACCCAGATGGTTGAACTGGTGGTTTTTGTATCTTCAGCTTTGGTAAAGGTACTTTCGATATTAATTTCGGCGATTTCTGGGGGGCCAGGATCCGCTTCCCCATTGAGGATGGCGCCGATGCGCGCTTCCGCATCTAAAAGGGCTTGGTTGTAAGCACTATTGCGCAATGGATAACCCAGAGTTTCTCCGGTGATGCTTGCCGCTGTCTCCGGAGGAATCACATTTTGAAGATTTTCACCAATGGCGATCGCCACGTTGTTGGTGAGTACATCCATCGCTACTACCACTTCATTGGCTCCCGCCTCTGGGGTCGGAAACCACTTCGCAAAGACTTTATCGGTAAACTCTTCCATGGTTTGACCATAATCTAAGCGACGGATCGCCACAAAATGCAAACCTTTTCCTGTCGTTGCGGCCAGATCACTTAATTCTCGATTTAGACGTCCCTCATTGGCACGGCTAACCGCCTCGGCCTGATCCACCAACCAAACGGGCTGATCTGCTGTGGCGTAGGGCACATCATAGACACCAGTGGCCAGGGCAGAGGGCGTCACTCCCCCCATGGCTAACAGCACCGCCGCCAGCCAGACCCCCAGTTTTTGCCACCATTGCAAGCTTTTGGGTTGAAATTTCATCTTAAAAACAAGTCCAAAAATTTAGGCATATCACTTTAATTCAAGGATAAACTAAGGGCGATTACCACCGAAACCAATCTCCCCAAACCCCGAGACCTAAAAATACAAAAAACCCGGTGAAATTTCACCGGGTTTCAACAACAAACTCAACTGACTAGATTTACCAAATTTTATGATCCACAAAGGCCACAAGTGACTTGAGGACCATGGCCATGCACTCAAAAATTTTCTAGAGGGTGTACATCATCGGCATAGCGATACAGAGACCATAGGCCACGAGAGCACCACCACAACCACCGATGAGAAAGCCAGCCGCGAATTCGCTCCAGCCTTCCTTTGTACCAAGATTCTCGGGGGGATTTGGCGTCGTCAAGGTTGCCGTTGGTGTGCTTACGCCTGCGCTGCCATAGAGAGACAAAGCAAGAGTCAGCAGAGAAACTAAAGCCACCGTAGATAATAGACCCGCAACCCCAGCAAAATCAGCATTCCGCAGGGGGCCAAGAAGGGCAAAGGGGCCATAGAGGAAATAGCCATGGGCCATGCCGACTTCTAAACCCCGGCGTTGGGCCGAAAGCCCGGGACGATAGCCAGGCAGATTATTAATAAAAGCTTTACTAAAGGCAGAGGCATTGATTGGTGTTGCGAGGTTCCCGACTTGGGGATCGCCACCATGTTGAATAACGTCCATTGAATGTTTAAGCTCCTCTCAAAACAAACTTACAAATTAAGTTTCAGGTAAACACTTGTTAGGGATTATAAGAGATATCGCTAGATTTACAGGCTTTCTTAGTATTTGGCAACATTTAGCCCCAGTCCTGGGAATTGGCGGCATTTATGTTAAGAATCGTAATGTCTCGGCGATCGCCTAGGCCCTAGCAGTAATATCCGAGGTATTGTGAAATTCCATTTGTTAATAGCATTTAGGAAAGATTTAAATATGAACGGTGCTTACGCAGCTTCTTTTCTCCCCGTTATCCTTGTGCCCCTCGTGGGTGTAGTATTCCCGGCCCTCGCCATGGGATTACTCTTCAAGTACATCGAGTCTGAAGCCTAAGGTCAAAACCCCGAGCTATTTTCGCAAACTCCATAACATTTAGCATTTTTAGAATTTCCCCATGAGCCTGGCTTCCAGTGCTGTGGGGAATTGTTTTTTGGTTGTGGCACATTGGGATAGGGAGTCCATGGGTTGTTTGAGTACTCATGCAGCAGAAAGTCCTGCCAGGAATTCAGGACAAAACAGATGCGACTCCCGCACTATCAAGCGCTTTCCAGAGGAGAATCAATGGAACTATACCTGTTTCGCCACGGCATTGCGGCAGACCGCACAGAATATACAAAAGATGCTGATCGTCCCCTCACCCCTGAGGGCACAGCCCGGACAAACCTGGTTGCCCAACGGTTACATCAACTGGGAATTACATTTGATGGGATTTTAAGCAGTCCTCTAGTCCGGGCCAGACAAACGGCAGATATTCTCACGGCGGCACACCTCGGACCGCAACCACAGATCTTTTCGGCCTTGGCCCCCGGCGGATCCCTGGGGGGATTTTTACCCTGGCTCGCCCACTGGGAAGCCCCCCCGGAGGCTCGCTTGGTGCTGGTGGGCCATCAGCCAGATTTGGGAGAATGGGCGGCGGCGATCGCCTTTGGCCATTCCAACAACGGGAATAATCTGATTCTCAAAAAAGCTGGGATTATCGGGATTCGTTCAGGGGCAGCACGCATTCAGGCCCACACCGACAATCAACTTTTTCTGCTCACCTCACCAAAATGGCTACTACCATAACCCCCGTGATAGGCTAAGTTAGCCACTGGCACGAAGAATATCAGCCTGAATATTTATTTTTT
The nucleotide sequence above comes from [Synechococcus] sp. NIES-970. Encoded proteins:
- a CDS encoding hypothetical protein (conserved hypothetical protein (TIGR00147)), with protein sequence MKKVCLVFNPVSGAGNAAEELEQIRAQLLDQVDLDVQFTSPEDSAGALAKQAIANGAEMIIASGGDGTISAVADTLIHNDIPLAVIPRGTANAFAAALGLPTAIEEACQVILQGEPQQIDCATCNDQPMILLAGIGLEANTIGETDRDSKQRFGFLAYLSTAVQQLQNLQPFEATLDFGDRQETFQEVLAITVANLAPSTSILAQGTGQVSAQDALLDVTILTRADEGEVLGVLSASYELFQAALQANPAEHPQIQSWRTAQLTVTTPAPQGLLVDGELLEQTTTTRFQVLPRSLWVQLPIAEDMAPVS
- the sixA gene encoding phosphohistidine phosphatase SixA encodes the protein MELYLFRHGIAADRTEYTKDADRPLTPEGTARTNLVAQRLHQLGITFDGILSSPLVRARQTADILTAAHLGPQPQIFSALAPGGSLGGFLPWLAHWEAPPEARLVLVGHQPDLGEWAAAIAFGHSNNGNNLILKKAGIIGIRSGAARIQAHTDNQLFLLTSPKWLLP
- a CDS encoding hypothetical protein (conserved hypothetical protein), whose protein sequence is MTFSPQLMRAVETLQYRVTVGEVATQAGLDLNVAQNGLYNLAADAGGHLQVAETGDVVFEFPQNFRTILRNKYFKIRLQEKLDQLWQVVFFLIRISFGVALILSIVLMTIAILALVIAASSQDNDNNSRRRSSSFNMPWLIWWGPDLFRVFSPNYYRRRRYGNYSAGSARVKDKPEMNFLEAVFSFLFGDGDPNPNLEERRWQAIGQVIQNHSGTVIAEQLTPYFDELTPRELEEESHMLPVLARFNGYPEVSPTGDLVYYFPELQVKAQERRKATVPQYLEEQRWTFTQAPTGQKFLAIALGGVNLILALMLGVLLGDAELVAEVGGLVVLVQVLYPVLLGYAIAFLGVPLGRYFWLQTRNQKVEQRNAARQDRAALLAAGEPKLQQKLTYAQQFANQKILSPEAIAYSTDQDLLDQQLQGRDDEAEDWDRRLNEGQ
- a CDS encoding photosystem I reaction center subunit VIII, producing the protein MNGAYAASFLPVILVPLVGVVFPALAMGLLFKYIESEA
- the rph gene encoding ribonuclease PH is translated as MAWQRPDARSFDQLRPFHFELDFTKFAKASVLTTCGDTKVLCTVSVEEGVPPFLRNSGQGWLTAEYRMMPGSTPERQRREFMKLSGRTQEIQRLIGRSLRAALDLTGLGERTITIDADVLQADGGTRTTAITGGYVGLAIACERLAQEGILEKSPIIAPVAAISVGLIEGQAYLDLNYLEDVAADVDFNVVMIGGKNLIEVQGTAESGSYSRTQLNQMLDVAETGIQAIVNLQTKAIQRAI
- a CDS encoding hypothetical protein (conserved hypothetical protein (DUF477)), coding for MKFQPKSLQWWQKLGVWLAAVLLAMGGVTPSALATGVYDVPYATADQPVWLVDQAEAVSRANEGRLNRELSDLAATTGKGLHFVAIRRLDYGQTMEEFTDKVFAKWFPTPEAGANEVVVAMDVLTNNVAIAIGENLQNVIPPETAASITGETLGYPLRNSAYNQALLDAEARIGAILNGEADPGPPEIAEINIESTFTKAEDTKTTSSTIWVVVLLLLATIIPMATYWWYVR
- the psaL gene encoding photosystem I reaction center subunit XI → MDVIQHGGDPQVGNLATPINASAFSKAFINNLPGYRPGLSAQRRGLEVGMAHGYFLYGPFALLGPLRNADFAGVAGLLSTVALVSLLTLALSLYGSAGVSTPTATLTTPNPPENLGTKEGWSEFAAGFLIGGCGGALVAYGLCIAMPMMYTL
- a CDS encoding putative ATP-dependent Clp protease adaptor protein, giving the protein MAPAPGILKERDRQTVRKPYPNFKVIVLNDDFNTFEHVAHCLMTYIPKMTADLAWNLTNQVHFDGQAVVWTGPQEPAELYHQQLRREGLTMAPLEAA
- a CDS encoding TspO/MBR family protein; this encodes MLGTGLLITLGAIALGLGLNRLIRADQRWFFQLRRPAWLTFEGIIPVVWTSIFICGIISANYVWHADPQGFRTWLLMAGYGLLELVILAYTPLMCKTRSLTVGTIIGAAGFVVGLLLAIAVLPISPTSFWLLVPFLAWSPIGTYITWEMIWLNPGKG
- a CDS encoding hypothetical protein (conserved hypothetical protein), which encodes MAAEEKGRLVWNHSTHIEGLIPVLKKLVDCEGIRTITPGALSRTRGNIPKLKLRISVPLQGGFKVIARKGKSVQEVFIVTDLAQEQLQAAIATVL